ATGGAAGACGCGCCGACCCGCGACGTGATCCTCGACCCGAGTGCCCGCCAGATGGGCTTTTCCTGGTTCCAGGAACCGGGCGGCAAGATCTGGTGGACCCTGGTCATGGGCGCGCCCGACCTCGCCCCGACGCCGGGCACGCAGATGGCCGGTTTCTGAACCTCGCCGCATCGGCAAAGATGAAAAGACCGCCCCCCGGGGCGGTCTTTTCATGTCCGGCAACGCGCATCGGCTCTCAAGAGGGTCGCCGCAATCAAAAGGCCGCCCCAAGGGGCGGCCCGCTTTCAGGCTCTACACCTGCCCGCTGCACGCAGGGTCAGGGCATGATAAGGATCGGCGTCGGCCTGTCGGCACGGATCATCGCGTAGATATCCTCGATCTCGCGGTCGGTCACGGCGATGCAGCCCCAGGTCCAATCCCAGACACCGTTCTGATAGGCTGGCGGGCGGCCGTGGATGAAGATGTCTCCGCCCGGGCTCTTTCCAAGAAAGCGCGCCTCGGCACGGTCGGCGGCGTTGGGGTAGTCGATCCCGAGGCTCAGGTGGAACCGCGAGTTCGGGTTGCGCCGGTCGATCATGTAGAGCCCTTCGGGCGTCTTGCCGTCGCCTTCGACCTTCTTGTCGCCGGTCGGGTCGAAACCAAGACCGATGTCATAGACCTTCATGATCGAATCATGGTGCAGCAGGTACATCTTGCGAGCCTGCTTATGCACCACGACATGGGTGACGGACGGCCCGCTATAGGACCTGAATTTCATGCTCGCCGGGTCCCGCCCACCGCCGCAGGCGGCAAGCAGCAAAACCGCTGCGAGCACGAACACGTGCCTGCCAATAAACATCTTGCCTGTCTCACTCGTTCTTATTTTGCCTCAGTTATACAGTACACTGCGGCATCGCGATAGAAGGAGTTGGCAGGAAGTTGTCGGAATATCGGCACTATTGCCTTTTGAATCCTGCAACGAGCTCGATATGGGTCGACCAGCGGAACTGGTCCACGACGCGTAGCCCGTCGAGTTGGTAGCCCGCGCGCAACAGCGCCGCGGCCTCGCGCGCAAAGGTCACCGGATTGCAGGAAACGAAGGCAATGCGGGGAATCTTCGCTTCGCAGAGCTGCGCCACCTGCGCCTCGGCCCCGGCGCGCGGCGGGTCGATCACCGCGGCGTCGAAACGCGCCAGTTCGGCGGGCAGAAGCGGGTTGCGGAAGAGATCGCGTGCCTCGGTGGTCACGTGGCGCAGACCCTGTGCATGGCGCCAGCCATGGTCGAGCGCCTGGGTCATCGCCCGGTCGCCCTCGACCGCGTGCACGCGCGCCCTCTCGGCGATCGGCAGCGCGAAGGTGCCGCAGCCGGC
The sequence above is a segment of the Alloyangia pacifica genome. Coding sequences within it:
- a CDS encoding L,D-transpeptidase family protein, yielding MFIGRHVFVLAAVLLLAACGGGRDPASMKFRSYSGPSVTHVVVHKQARKMYLLHHDSIMKVYDIGLGFDPTGDKKVEGDGKTPEGLYMIDRRNPNSRFHLSLGIDYPNAADRAEARFLGKSPGGDIFIHGRPPAYQNGVWDWTWGCIAVTDREIEDIYAMIRADRPTPILIMP